From Alienimonas californiensis, a single genomic window includes:
- a CDS encoding 3-keto-disaccharide hydrolase — MALRTALALTAAASFCCSAFADDGPAGPVSLFDGKTLDGWHADVPAADGKPETKPSFVVRDGMLVSLGSPNGHLITDKTHENYRLEVEYRFPGKPGNCGVLVHASTPRALYQMFPQSIEVQMNHQHAGDFWCIEEDIAVPDMVERRGPKENWGINGSKARRILNLTDGSEKPLGEWNRMTIECVGDEVKVWVNGDLVNHGHDCTAASGQIAVQAEGSEVEFKKLRLTPIKSLSEEAPGQPAAAE; from the coding sequence ATGGCTCTCCGCACCGCGCTCGCCCTGACCGCCGCCGCCTCGTTCTGCTGCTCCGCGTTCGCGGACGACGGGCCGGCCGGCCCGGTCTCCCTGTTCGACGGGAAGACCCTCGACGGCTGGCACGCCGACGTGCCGGCCGCGGACGGCAAGCCGGAGACGAAGCCCTCCTTCGTCGTCCGCGACGGGATGCTCGTCAGCCTCGGCTCGCCGAACGGGCACCTCATCACCGACAAGACGCACGAGAACTACCGGCTGGAGGTCGAATACCGCTTCCCCGGCAAGCCCGGCAACTGCGGGGTGCTGGTGCACGCCTCCACGCCGCGGGCGCTCTATCAGATGTTCCCGCAGTCGATCGAGGTGCAGATGAACCACCAGCACGCCGGCGACTTCTGGTGCATCGAGGAGGACATCGCCGTGCCGGATATGGTCGAGCGCCGCGGCCCCAAGGAGAACTGGGGGATCAACGGGAGCAAGGCCCGCCGGATCCTCAACCTGACCGACGGCTCCGAGAAGCCGCTGGGCGAGTGGAACCGCATGACGATCGAGTGCGTCGGCGACGAGGTGAAGGTCTGGGTCAACGGCGACCTGGTGAACCACGGCCACGACTGCACCGCCGCCAGCGGTCAGATCGCGGTGCAGGCGGAAGGCTCCGAGGTGGAGTTCAAGAAGCTCCGGCTGACGCCGATCAAGTCGCTGAGCGAGGAGGCGCCCGGCCAGCCCGCCGCGGCCGAGTGA
- a CDS encoding DUF4339 domain-containing protein, whose protein sequence is MRSSQLKALADRGQLTPEDLVRRDGLDGWRPASKVEGLFETPKSSPLPADRTKGESAGRTAGGPVVFEQVGPADRSPERVPDDGDDPAGTVDAEAPADAGPGPVAAAFSGGGRLATGLSVVGGFVGDVLTPLGPINGYLAAAAACGMVVSAFAYWRLRPTDRSRWERLFPQQAIVFCTVSLAGFGFWLVAEQLADDDRGVVADHVAAVAAVQNSLLDLQGKVDDVKSDTVAILGETRRIGAGIEELGDLGGLLKDPSTPAEYYHNARVHALEGSFGEAFDDYARYVEFNQAFVDPLADYADLLRVQRGHVAARRELAGLATRFPENPAVRLAAAELEERAERVSRLERLRTDVPDFAPASLALADAYSAAGQADRSGVDADREREYLAQFLEAADAGEVHRWYLDKQRAIAAVKDARGRATAAAGPGGGLVTKTRVFLGDRGREVWVMDPAVVAIEYTFDPNIADDPPGADGWRETADLVRTIVLARGPLEDVPADEPGWDGMIYVRFRDERGQWGPVYPLDFYEARRAHEEHMRKTFGPSGAPHVPEVPEIPKMPSIPSFP, encoded by the coding sequence ATGCGGTCCTCCCAACTGAAGGCGCTCGCCGACCGCGGGCAGCTCACCCCGGAGGATTTAGTCAGACGGGACGGCCTGGACGGCTGGAGGCCGGCGTCGAAGGTGGAAGGATTGTTCGAGACGCCTAAATCGTCCCCGCTCCCCGCCGATCGGACCAAGGGGGAATCGGCGGGGCGGACGGCGGGCGGCCCGGTCGTCTTTGAGCAGGTCGGGCCGGCTGACCGATCCCCGGAACGCGTCCCCGATGACGGCGACGACCCCGCGGGGACCGTCGACGCGGAGGCCCCGGCGGACGCCGGACCGGGCCCCGTTGCGGCGGCGTTCTCGGGGGGCGGGCGGCTCGCGACCGGCCTGTCGGTGGTAGGCGGCTTCGTTGGCGACGTCCTCACGCCCCTCGGCCCGATCAACGGCTACCTAGCCGCGGCGGCGGCGTGCGGCATGGTCGTGTCGGCCTTCGCATACTGGCGCCTCCGGCCGACCGACCGCAGTCGTTGGGAGCGCTTGTTCCCGCAGCAGGCGATCGTGTTCTGCACGGTGTCGCTGGCGGGGTTCGGATTCTGGCTCGTCGCGGAGCAACTCGCCGACGACGATCGCGGCGTGGTGGCCGACCACGTCGCCGCCGTCGCCGCCGTTCAGAACTCCCTGCTCGACCTTCAGGGGAAGGTGGACGACGTAAAGTCGGACACCGTCGCGATCCTGGGGGAGACCCGCCGGATCGGTGCCGGGATCGAAGAGTTAGGCGACCTCGGCGGGCTCCTGAAAGACCCGAGTACGCCGGCGGAGTACTACCACAACGCCCGAGTTCATGCGCTCGAGGGGAGCTTCGGGGAAGCGTTCGACGACTACGCCCGATACGTCGAATTCAACCAGGCGTTCGTGGATCCGCTCGCGGACTATGCGGACCTGCTCCGCGTGCAGCGGGGCCACGTCGCGGCCCGCCGTGAACTTGCGGGTCTGGCGACGCGGTTCCCGGAGAACCCAGCCGTTCGGCTCGCCGCCGCCGAATTGGAAGAACGGGCGGAGCGGGTCTCCCGGCTGGAACGCCTGCGGACCGACGTACCGGACTTCGCCCCGGCCTCGCTCGCCCTGGCGGACGCGTACAGCGCCGCCGGCCAGGCCGACCGCAGCGGGGTCGACGCCGACCGAGAGCGGGAGTACCTCGCCCAGTTCTTGGAGGCGGCCGACGCCGGGGAGGTGCACCGCTGGTATCTCGACAAGCAGCGGGCGATTGCTGCCGTGAAAGACGCCCGCGGTCGGGCGACCGCCGCGGCCGGTCCCGGCGGCGGCCTCGTGACGAAGACCCGGGTGTTTCTCGGCGATAGAGGGCGGGAGGTCTGGGTGATGGACCCGGCCGTCGTCGCCATCGAGTACACCTTCGACCCAAACATTGCGGACGACCCGCCCGGCGCCGACGGATGGCGGGAGACCGCGGACCTCGTCCGCACCATCGTGTTGGCCCGCGGCCCCCTCGAAGACGTCCCTGCGGACGAGCCGGGGTGGGACGGCATGATTTACGTCCGGTTCCGCGACGAACGGGGGCAGTGGGGTCCGGTTTACCCGCTCGACTTCTACGAGGCCCGCCGGGCCCATGAGGAGCACATGCGGAAGACATTCGGCCCGAGCGGAGCACCCCATGTCCCCGAAGTGCCCGAGATTCCCAAGATGCCTTCAATCCCCTCTTTCCCCTGA
- the csx15 gene encoding CRISPR-associated protein Csx15, which produces MIVNLSHPLSKAQRRALRDLVGEAAEPVRELPLHLDHARPLAPQVRAAVDGAGLSGRDWQTEPVLLVPPGFAPAACAVLAELHGRCGYFPPVVRLRPVPGSVPPAFEVAEAVDLAAVRDLARAGRGSTAGPGSGDG; this is translated from the coding sequence TTGATCGTTAACCTGTCCCACCCGCTCAGCAAAGCCCAGCGGAGGGCCCTGCGGGACCTCGTCGGCGAGGCGGCGGAACCGGTCCGCGAACTCCCGCTGCACTTGGACCACGCCCGCCCGCTGGCCCCGCAGGTCCGGGCGGCGGTGGACGGGGCGGGGCTGTCCGGTCGGGACTGGCAGACCGAACCGGTCCTGCTGGTTCCCCCCGGCTTCGCGCCGGCCGCCTGCGCGGTCTTGGCGGAGTTGCACGGGCGGTGCGGGTATTTTCCGCCGGTCGTTCGGCTGCGGCCTGTCCCCGGATCGGTGCCGCCAGCGTTTGAGGTGGCGGAGGCGGTCGACTTGGCCGCCGTCCGCGATCTCGCCCGGGCCGGGCGGGGGTCGACGGCGGGACCCGGTTCCGGCGACGGTTGA